The proteins below come from a single Mya arenaria isolate MELC-2E11 chromosome 8, ASM2691426v1 genomic window:
- the LOC128244577 gene encoding uncharacterized protein LOC128244577, which translates to MSCACILNGKRMHAIICIVTTILLTLVFLVLITVWALVRTTSTIPQGSSMCIPCDKMMSKTYQNSGQKDDHLAIKMRDDGMCCGPAESIAQMLLQKDMVEQFYEYRKNSAGLLDILDDSVLADCQMETSNKQPVSKIVGVVEFKPSYIVRGHYKLLKPSAPILRIIASTWNSKEKYLYDSRATTLFLRN; encoded by the exons ATGAGTTGTGCGTGCATATTGAATGGCAAAAGGATGCATGCTATTATTTGTATAGTGACAACCATCTTGCTGACGTTAGTTTTTCTGGTGCTGATAACAGTCTGGGCGTTAGTAAGAACAACATCAACTATTCCCCAAGGAAGCTCTATGTGCATTCCTTGCGACAAAATGATGTCTAAAACTTACCAAAACTCGGGCCAAAAAGATGATCATTTAGCTATCAAAATGAGAGATGATGGGATGTGCTGTGGACCCGCCGAAAGCATTGCTCAGATGTTGTTACaaaag GATATGGTTGAGCAGTTTTACGAATATAGGAAGAACAGTGCAG GTCTGCTTGATATATTAGACGATTCGGTACTTGCTGACTGTCAAATGGAAACAAGCAACAAACAGCCCGTCTCGAAAATTGTCGGAGTTGTAGAGTTCAAACCTAGCTACATAGTTAGAG GTCATTACAAACTCCTAAAACCGTCAGCACCAATATTGCGAATAATTGCATCCACTTGGAACTCGAAGGAGAAATATTTGTACGACAGCCGGGCTACTACATTGTTTCTTCGCAACTGA